A genomic stretch from Phycisphaerae bacterium includes:
- a CDS encoding aspartate aminotransferase family protein — protein MKFAESLRLYERACKTTPGGIHSNVRANWKPHPMFYERGHGSHVWDADGNEFIDYVLARGPLLLGHSPKPVLDAVKRQLDLGLMYAGQHRLEIEAAERFCKMVPCAEMVRFSSSGSEAVTAAIRLARAVTGRTKILRFEGHYHGWFDNQFWSYAPALDQAGPRENPRPIPATRGQSPADAEHLVIRPWNDLALVEEAFGRHPGQIAAIITEPIMCNMGGIMPRKGYLEGLRELCEKNGALLIFDEVITGFRVSLGGAQEFFGVTPDLATFAKGMSGGFPVSAIAGKHEYMKDFGDLSVSHAGTYNSNAPCMAATVAALDMLAADDGAALKHAHEMGRRLMVGIEDIGRKAGKNVRIRGTPAAFFVSFNDKEEVVDYRTCLSRDREAYTRFWLALQDRGVRVIPDGLWFVSTAHTQQDVVRTLEAVAEAMKVV, from the coding sequence ATGAAGTTCGCCGAATCGCTCCGTCTGTACGAAAGAGCGTGCAAGACTACGCCGGGTGGTATTCACAGCAACGTGCGGGCCAACTGGAAGCCCCATCCGATGTTCTACGAACGCGGGCATGGGTCACACGTCTGGGACGCCGACGGCAACGAGTTCATCGATTATGTGCTGGCACGCGGGCCGCTGCTGCTGGGTCATTCGCCCAAGCCGGTTTTGGACGCAGTGAAACGACAGCTTGATTTGGGCCTGATGTACGCCGGGCAGCACAGGCTGGAGATCGAGGCGGCCGAGCGCTTCTGCAAAATGGTACCCTGCGCCGAGATGGTGCGTTTCTCGTCGTCGGGCAGCGAGGCGGTAACGGCGGCCATCCGGCTGGCCCGGGCGGTGACCGGGCGGACGAAGATTCTGCGTTTCGAGGGGCACTACCACGGTTGGTTCGACAACCAGTTCTGGAGCTACGCTCCGGCGCTGGATCAGGCGGGCCCGCGAGAGAATCCCCGGCCGATCCCGGCAACACGCGGCCAGTCGCCGGCCGATGCCGAGCACCTGGTCATCCGTCCGTGGAATGACCTGGCATTGGTCGAGGAGGCATTCGGGCGACATCCCGGACAGATCGCGGCGATCATCACCGAGCCGATCATGTGCAACATGGGCGGGATCATGCCGCGCAAAGGTTACCTCGAGGGACTGCGCGAGCTGTGCGAGAAGAACGGGGCGCTGCTCATTTTCGACGAGGTGATCACGGGGTTTCGGGTGAGTCTGGGCGGGGCACAGGAGTTTTTCGGTGTGACGCCGGACCTGGCCACCTTCGCCAAGGGGATGTCGGGCGGCTTTCCGGTCAGCGCGATCGCCGGCAAGCATGAGTACATGAAGGACTTCGGCGATCTGTCGGTCAGCCACGCAGGGACGTACAACTCCAACGCCCCGTGCATGGCTGCGACCGTGGCGGCACTCGACATGCTGGCGGCCGACGACGGGGCGGCGTTGAAACATGCCCACGAGATGGGACGACGACTGATGGTCGGGATTGAGGATATCGGTCGCAAGGCAGGCAAGAACGTCCGAATTCGAGGGACGCCGGCGGCGTTCTTCGTGTCGTTCAACGACAAGGAAGAAGTTGTGGATTACCGCACCTGTCTGTCGCGCGACCGCGAGGCGTACACCCGTTTCTGGCTGGCTCTGCAGGATCGCGGCGTTCGTGTGATCCCTGACGGCCTGTGGTTCGTCTCGACGGCACATACGCAGCAGGATGTGGTTCGGACGCTGGAAGCAGTGGCAGAGGCGATGAAGGTGGTGTGA
- a CDS encoding Gfo/Idh/MocA family oxidoreductase: MTEIGIGVIGSGFMGRTYTETINKYCRRGRVRAVAVGSRAGQLAKDYGIDLEPSVESLLGRKDIQAVFIATPHHVHAEQSIAAAAAGKHILIEKPMACTVADCDAILDACKKAKVLSSIAFTQRTRICNMRAKQLIEGGRIGTVQQIASTQLLGGGVGTLPGWQSDAANLGTLFGHGIHNFDSIRWLSGQEIKTVYAKCTSFEPDVKVEGTSMVLMTLSGGTFASLWSSFQLPKPSFPRSQFAARIVGEKGLIDLDAYGELRLAVDGEWQVVETQAPIDWQGKGFLDPVRLESYVRQCQDFIDACIENRPPAVTGWDGRQAVAAALAAYESSRTGKEIVLS; encoded by the coding sequence ATGACAGAGATCGGCATTGGCGTCATCGGGTCCGGCTTCATGGGTCGGACGTACACGGAAACAATCAACAAGTACTGCAGGCGGGGACGCGTTCGGGCGGTCGCCGTCGGGTCGCGGGCCGGGCAACTGGCCAAAGACTACGGCATCGACCTGGAACCGTCGGTCGAGTCACTGCTGGGTCGCAAGGACATTCAAGCCGTGTTTATCGCCACGCCGCACCATGTCCATGCCGAACAGTCGATCGCCGCCGCCGCCGCCGGCAAGCACATCCTGATCGAGAAGCCCATGGCCTGTACGGTGGCCGACTGCGACGCAATTCTCGATGCGTGCAAGAAGGCCAAGGTGCTATCCTCAATCGCCTTCACGCAGCGCACGCGAATCTGCAACATGCGGGCCAAGCAGCTTATCGAAGGCGGCCGCATCGGCACCGTTCAACAGATTGCCTCGACGCAACTGCTCGGCGGCGGGGTGGGTACTCTGCCCGGCTGGCAGAGCGACGCGGCCAACCTGGGCACGCTGTTCGGCCACGGCATCCACAACTTCGACTCGATCCGCTGGCTCAGCGGGCAGGAGATCAAGACGGTTTACGCGAAGTGCACGAGTTTCGAACCGGACGTCAAGGTTGAAGGCACTTCGATGGTGCTGATGACGCTGAGCGGCGGGACGTTCGCCAGCCTGTGGAGTTCGTTCCAGTTGCCCAAGCCTTCGTTCCCAAGATCGCAGTTTGCCGCCCGAATCGTCGGCGAAAAGGGTCTGATCGACCTGGACGCATACGGCGAGCTGCGGCTGGCGGTGGATGGCGAGTGGCAGGTGGTCGAGACGCAGGCCCCGATCGACTGGCAGGGCAAGGGTTTTCTGGACCCTGTGCGGCTGGAGAGCTACGTCCGCCAGTGCCAGGACTTCATCGACGCGTGCATCGAAAACCGCCCGCCGGCGGTCACCGGCTGGGACGGGCGCCAGGCGGTCGCGGCCGCTTTGGCGGCGTATGAGTCGTCGCGGACGGGCAAGGAGATCGTGCTGTCATGA
- a CDS encoding sodium/solute symporter (Members of the Solute:Sodium Symporter (SSS), TC 2.A.21 as described in tcdb.org, catalyze solute:Na+ symport. Known solutes for members of the family include sugars, amino acids, nucleosides, inositols, vitamins, urea or anions, depending on the system.) produces the protein MNILAAGKLYGPDYFIIVAYFVLMLGVGAYFYRYIKAMKDYFAGGNRIPWWLSGVSYYMSSFSAFAFVAYSGLAYKYGIFGVTFYWVTVPAAAFGVVFFATRWRRARISSPVEYLESRYDSAVRQLFAWQGIPQKIIDDALKIVAIGMFLATALNVPLKQGMFWSSVIMLAYTFMGGLWAVTVTDFLQFVVMMLAVLILFPLSLQAAFDKTGGLSEMIETAPAGFFKPYTGDFNWVYLATAVVLYCLSYSVNWGLVQRYYCVPTEKDAKKVGWLVVVLNIVTPPLMFMPAMLGRYFLPALADPNQAYPSLCVTLLPVGLLGLVVAAMFSATMSMLSTDYNVCASVLTNDVYRRLIRPNASQEQLVLVGRLMTLLVGLISLAVAFYIVSLEGAGGDKLFRWMITLFSVATAPVAVPMLAGLITPKVTTRAALIGFAAGVGVGLFMFFGLEEKFVFLKMTWMRENAIFLVALAVTICLTAAISWLDGQRQGTLPRVEQFLDRLRTPIGELDGDRVEEPARGDIISPFRIVGTSTAIIGVLLIAITPWTRTRLGLVLDSVLGGFLVVSGVYVAWRSGRGSRTETQLKSQE, from the coding sequence GTGAACATCCTGGCAGCCGGCAAGCTGTACGGTCCCGACTACTTCATCATTGTCGCCTACTTTGTGCTCATGCTGGGCGTGGGTGCGTACTTCTATCGTTACATCAAAGCGATGAAGGACTACTTTGCCGGGGGGAATCGTATTCCCTGGTGGCTGAGCGGCGTGTCCTACTATATGTCGAGCTTCAGCGCCTTTGCTTTCGTGGCCTACTCAGGGCTGGCCTATAAGTACGGCATCTTCGGCGTCACTTTTTACTGGGTGACAGTGCCGGCGGCGGCGTTCGGTGTTGTCTTCTTCGCGACCCGCTGGCGGCGGGCTCGAATCAGCAGCCCGGTCGAATATCTCGAATCGCGGTACGACTCGGCTGTCCGGCAGCTTTTCGCCTGGCAGGGCATCCCCCAGAAAATCATCGATGATGCTCTGAAGATCGTTGCGATCGGGATGTTCCTGGCGACGGCGCTGAACGTCCCGCTCAAGCAAGGGATGTTCTGGTCGTCGGTGATCATGCTTGCCTACACTTTCATGGGCGGTCTGTGGGCGGTGACGGTGACCGATTTTCTGCAGTTTGTGGTCATGATGCTGGCGGTGCTGATCCTGTTTCCGCTGTCACTGCAAGCGGCCTTTGACAAAACCGGTGGCCTGTCTGAGATGATCGAGACCGCACCGGCCGGTTTCTTCAAGCCGTATACGGGGGATTTCAACTGGGTCTACCTGGCAACGGCCGTGGTGCTATACTGCCTCTCTTACAGTGTGAACTGGGGTCTCGTGCAGCGTTATTACTGCGTGCCCACGGAGAAGGACGCCAAGAAGGTCGGCTGGCTGGTGGTGGTTCTGAACATCGTGACCCCTCCTCTGATGTTCATGCCGGCCATGCTCGGACGGTATTTTCTGCCCGCCCTGGCCGATCCCAATCAGGCCTATCCGAGTCTTTGTGTGACGCTGTTGCCGGTCGGGCTCCTGGGGCTGGTGGTTGCGGCGATGTTCTCGGCAACGATGTCGATGCTGAGCACCGACTACAACGTATGCGCCAGCGTATTGACCAATGATGTGTATCGGCGGTTGATCCGGCCCAATGCCTCACAAGAACAACTGGTTCTCGTCGGTCGGCTCATGACGCTGCTGGTAGGTTTGATCTCGCTGGCGGTGGCGTTCTACATTGTCAGCCTTGAGGGGGCCGGCGGCGACAAGCTTTTTCGTTGGATGATCACTCTGTTCAGCGTGGCGACCGCGCCGGTGGCCGTCCCGATGCTGGCCGGACTGATCACCCCAAAGGTTACGACTCGCGCCGCTTTGATCGGTTTCGCAGCGGGGGTGGGCGTCGGACTGTTCATGTTCTTTGGACTCGAGGAGAAGTTTGTTTTCCTCAAGATGACATGGATGAGGGAAAATGCGATTTTCCTCGTCGCCCTGGCGGTCACCATATGCCTGACCGCGGCCATCAGTTGGTTGGACGGACAGCGGCAAGGGACGCTTCCGCGCGTCGAGCAGTTCCTGGACCGACTTCGGACGCCGATCGGCGAACTCGATGGGGACCGCGTCGAGGAACCGGCGCGGGGCGATATCATCTCACCCTTCCGCATTGTCGGCACGAGCACGGCCATTATCGGCGTGTTGTTGATTGCGATCACGCCCTGGACGAGAACAAGACTCGGCCTCGTGCTGGATTCTGTGCTCGGCGGTTTTCTGGTCGTCAGTGGGGTATATGTCGCGTGGCGAAGCGGTCGGGGCTCAAGGACGGAAACGCAACTCAAGTCGCAGGAGTAG
- a CDS encoding GntR family transcriptional regulator: MPPSAISRLSFVEQAYQAIKQRIVGGDFGPGTQLNIDALARQLGVSNSPVREALRRLENERWVETIPFRGAFVRPLDPVELAGLYELRGMLELAALRKVMPRPPAEGLGQLEKALAELRAAVRRSDPLAYLAADTRFHQAIVDMARNKRLSEMYATLVEQGKCFMLGRGPESMARYRKGRDQHGAIFDAVRRGDGKRAVRLLEEHLRIGPEDAPVQTRKK, from the coding sequence ATGCCTCCTTCAGCCATTTCGCGATTGAGCTTTGTTGAGCAGGCGTACCAGGCCATCAAGCAACGTATCGTCGGCGGAGATTTCGGGCCGGGCACACAGCTCAACATTGATGCCCTGGCGCGGCAGCTCGGCGTCAGTAACTCGCCTGTCCGCGAGGCTTTACGACGACTGGAGAACGAGCGTTGGGTGGAGACAATACCGTTTCGGGGGGCATTCGTGCGGCCGTTGGACCCGGTCGAGCTGGCCGGGCTCTACGAGCTTCGGGGGATGCTGGAGTTGGCCGCGCTGCGAAAGGTGATGCCTCGCCCGCCGGCCGAGGGGCTGGGGCAACTGGAGAAGGCGCTGGCCGAGCTCCGGGCGGCGGTTCGAAGAAGCGATCCTCTGGCCTATCTTGCGGCGGACACGCGGTTTCATCAAGCCATCGTGGATATGGCCCGGAACAAGAGACTGAGTGAGATGTACGCCACGCTGGTCGAGCAGGGCAAGTGCTTCATGCTCGGGCGGGGGCCGGAGAGCATGGCGCGCTATCGCAAGGGCCGCGATCAGCATGGGGCCATTTTTGATGCCGTTCGCCGAGGCGACGGGAAAAGGGCCGTCAGGTTGCTTGAGGAGCATCTGCGGATCGGGCCCGAGGATGCACCAGTGCAAACCAGGAAGAAATGA
- a CDS encoding fumarylacetoacetate hydrolase family protein, translated as MKVVRFEDPSGKVCIGEWIAADQARLISGDLYGSYEITSQTAKIKRLLAPVVPVNVIAIGLNYRRHAAEGGQQVPEFPLVFVKLTTSVIGPGEPIVLPTDAPDEVDYEAELAVVIGRKARKVSEADALKYVLGYTCGNDVSARDCQIRRDKQWARAKSFDTFCPLGPCLLIDPNQDPNAFPIRGRLNGKVMQESNTADMIFSVPKLISYLSHQFTLLPSTVIVTGTPEGVGVARKPPVFLREGDTFAVEIDGIGELVNPVVRDE; from the coding sequence ATGAAGGTTGTTCGTTTTGAAGATCCGAGCGGAAAAGTGTGCATTGGCGAATGGATCGCGGCGGACCAGGCCAGGCTGATCAGTGGCGATCTCTATGGTTCCTATGAAATCACGTCGCAGACCGCCAAGATCAAGCGGCTGCTGGCTCCGGTGGTGCCGGTGAACGTCATTGCCATCGGCTTGAACTACCGGCGGCATGCGGCTGAGGGCGGCCAGCAGGTGCCCGAATTCCCGCTGGTTTTCGTCAAACTCACGACAAGCGTGATCGGGCCGGGTGAGCCGATAGTGCTGCCCACGGATGCCCCGGACGAGGTGGATTACGAAGCGGAGTTGGCGGTGGTGATCGGGAGGAAGGCCCGCAAGGTGAGCGAAGCCGATGCGCTCAAGTATGTGCTGGGTTACACCTGCGGGAACGACGTGTCGGCCCGCGACTGCCAGATTCGACGGGACAAGCAGTGGGCAAGAGCCAAGAGCTTCGATACCTTTTGCCCGCTGGGGCCGTGCCTGCTGATCGACCCGAATCAGGATCCCAATGCGTTTCCCATCCGGGGCCGGCTCAACGGCAAGGTCATGCAGGAGTCGAACACGGCCGACATGATCTTCTCGGTGCCCAAGCTGATCAGCTACCTCTCGCACCAGTTCACTCTCCTGCCAAGCACGGTGATCGTGACCGGCACGCCCGAAGGCGTGGGCGTTGCCCGCAAGCCTCCCGTTTTCCTTCGCGAAGGTGACACCTTTGCCGTCGAGATCGACGGGATCGGGGAGCTGGTCAATCCGGTGGTGAGGGACGAGTGA
- a CDS encoding DUF3368 domain-containing protein, whose amino-acid sequence MRRVVSNTGPILRLSEIDALDLLQEVGAVHIPPAVQEELQRALAEWSSRRPEWIQVIDVDSAHMVELQPWMDTEAIHIGEAAALALARQIQADWFLTDDAAARLVGRTMNLEVHGTIGILLWAAGARRLEAREAEGFLDRLSRSSLWMSPRVLAQARSALRVICP is encoded by the coding sequence GTGAGACGAGTTGTTTCAAACACCGGGCCGATTCTGCGCCTATCAGAGATCGATGCCCTCGATCTGTTGCAAGAGGTGGGTGCGGTCCATATCCCACCGGCCGTGCAGGAGGAGTTGCAGCGGGCTCTTGCCGAGTGGTCATCACGACGCCCCGAATGGATCCAGGTGATTGACGTCGACTCTGCCCATATGGTCGAGCTGCAGCCTTGGATGGACACGGAAGCGATTCATATAGGCGAAGCAGCCGCCTTGGCGTTGGCGAGACAGATTCAGGCTGATTGGTTTCTGACAGATGACGCCGCCGCTCGACTTGTCGGTCGAACCATGAACTTGGAGGTACATGGTACGATCGGGATACTGCTCTGGGCTGCGGGAGCTCGCCGGCTTGAAGCACGTGAGGCTGAGGGCTTCCTGGATCGGCTCAGCCGCTCCTCGCTTTGGATGTCACCACGCGTTCTCGCCCAGGCTCGATCGGCTCTGCGAGTCATCTGCCCCTGA
- a CDS encoding CopG family transcriptional regulator: MKQLQIELPDKIAGEVAALVQAGWFHSQDELVRTALLEFLRHRRLELTEAFQREDIDWALHQRTANP; this comes from the coding sequence ATGAAACAACTCCAGATTGAACTGCCTGACAAGATCGCCGGTGAGGTCGCAGCCCTTGTCCAAGCCGGCTGGTTCCATAGCCAGGATGAGCTCGTACGCACTGCGCTCCTGGAGTTCCTACGGCACCGGCGGCTGGAACTGACCGAAGCCTTCCAGCGAGAGGACATCGACTGGGCCCTGCACCAGAGGACGGCCAATCCGTGA
- a CDS encoding Gfo/Idh/MocA family oxidoreductase: MSTATTTRREVLSIFGQTVAGLALIPAPGPALGADAGSGSAIRVGIIGAGNRSGVHIAQLKELPDRCLITAVCDIEQARAEAALVKVGGDAKPFTSHADLLTSRLCDAVVVATPNYTHKQIVVDALKAGCHVLCEKPMATTLDEAREIVAAVRSSKKVFSIGLQFRYASVYRKVRDLVASGTIGDLKYVWAEEFRGDWARLFADPQENARRNWPYYQKLSGGTLLEKNCHDFDILGWVIGSKPVRVTASGGNSVYRERETIDHASVTVDYENGVQLALGVCMFAKVGRHQTTLVGTDGMIEFPRGGNQLTIRRPKQKDEVLQLVEQTGDSHGQQGIRELHLDFLDAISTGRPPRTDVNVGYDAMHVPVAAEEAIRDHRVIEFKHVAS, from the coding sequence ATGTCTACTGCAACCACAACCAGAAGAGAGGTTCTCTCCATCTTCGGTCAGACCGTCGCAGGCTTGGCCTTGATCCCGGCCCCCGGCCCTGCCCTCGGCGCGGATGCCGGTTCAGGATCGGCGATCCGGGTGGGTATCATCGGGGCGGGCAATCGCAGCGGGGTGCATATCGCCCAGCTTAAGGAGCTCCCTGACCGCTGCCTCATCACCGCCGTCTGTGATATCGAGCAAGCCAGGGCCGAGGCGGCTCTCGTGAAGGTCGGCGGCGACGCCAAACCCTTTACCTCCCACGCTGACCTGTTGACCTCCAGACTCTGCGACGCCGTGGTCGTCGCCACGCCCAACTACACGCACAAACAGATCGTCGTCGACGCTCTCAAGGCTGGTTGCCATGTCCTCTGCGAGAAGCCAATGGCCACCACTCTGGACGAGGCGAGGGAAATCGTTGCCGCCGTCCGCAGCAGCAAGAAAGTTTTCTCCATCGGTCTTCAGTTCCGCTACGCGAGCGTCTACCGCAAAGTGCGCGATCTGGTCGCATCAGGGACGATCGGCGATCTGAAGTACGTTTGGGCCGAGGAGTTCCGCGGCGACTGGGCCCGTCTGTTCGCCGACCCGCAGGAAAACGCCCGCCGCAACTGGCCCTACTACCAGAAGCTCTCCGGCGGCACACTGCTGGAGAAGAACTGCCATGATTTTGACATCCTGGGCTGGGTCATCGGCAGCAAACCGGTTCGCGTTACGGCCTCCGGCGGCAACAGCGTCTACCGCGAACGCGAGACCATCGATCATGCCAGTGTGACGGTCGATTACGAGAACGGCGTCCAACTCGCCCTCGGCGTGTGCATGTTCGCCAAGGTCGGCCGCCATCAGACAACGCTTGTCGGCACCGACGGCATGATTGAATTCCCTCGGGGCGGCAACCAGTTAACCATCCGCAGGCCCAAGCAGAAAGATGAGGTCTTGCAACTTGTCGAGCAGACTGGCGACTCCCACGGCCAACAGGGAATCCGCGAGCTGCACCTCGATTTCCTCGATGCCATCAGCACCGGCCGGCCACCCCGGACCGACGTCAACGTCGGCTACGACGCCATGCACGTACCCGTCGCCGCCGAGGAGGCCATCCGCGACCACCGCGTCATTGAGTTTAAGCACGTCGCGAGTTAA